The DNA window TGTGAGAATTTATTGTGTCTGATTATTATGGTTCTTTGCAGGTATTTTTTAACGGGACAAAATTTTAGGTATAGTTTCTAAATAGAAGAAACTCTAGccaaattttgttaaaattagaaaatttcttattctttaaagtcattaactaaattaaatgtaagatgaacaaactaaataataaatctaataagaaccattttttattagatttaaaattagatgaaatttgttGGTGGAATTTTCGTGAAATGACTAAGATGGCTGgtagaatttaattaatatcgtGGTTCAGAACCgcgatatttaattaatgttgcaGTTTTGCAACATGacatcaattaattattgtagTTCAGAAACACAACATCaattatatttcttgtttttgaactacaacattaattaaatgtcaCATTTATTGACTTCTAAATAtatgttatttcatcaaaatttattgttgttatgttaattccttgtttttttttaatttttatattaattacctAAAttgtccaaaaaataaaaagaaaagagaaccaaaacacaaaacccaaattaaaaaaaaaattaagttccaaaagctttattattattatttatatatattaaaaaaaaaaaaaacaaagagcttTATCGAATAGCGAACCTTCCATCCATGCTCGCGTTTAAAGATTGACCTTTCGCACGTGCTCGGACCCGCCTCGGATTTGGTGTGTTCAATAATATGCACGTGTCAGCGCTGCTTCCAATCACCCACGCCCGCTTGTCCGTTCTCCTCTCTTATTACCTTCCCTTCTCTCTTGACTGGCCTGGCTCTCTCCAGCATCCCGAACAAAACCCAGCCACACTAACCCAACTAGAATATCCTCATCTCTGACCCAATCCTAATCCATCCCGAATTTTTTTGCTAGAATTATGGATATGGAGAAGAAGAATTCTGCTAATTTCAAGTATATGGGGAGGAGCATTAGTGATTTGAGTGTTAACGACGATTCCTTAGCTTTCAGTGACTGTAACAGCGACAAATCCGGAGAGTTCCCTGCTTCGGCGTCTCAGAGTCGAAGATTATTACTATCCTGTGCAGCGGATAATTCCGATGATCTGATACGCCAACTGGTATCGGATCTTGAGTCCTGTTCGATTGACGAGCAAAAACAAGCTGCCATGGAGATCAGACTCCTCGCCAAGAACAAACCAGAGAATCGCCTCAAAATCGCTAAAGCTGGTGCAATTAAGCCTTTAATTTCGCTAATTTCATCGTCTGATTCTCAGCTTCAAGAGTACGGTGTCACTGCTATTTTGAATCTATCACTCTGTGATGAGAATAAAGGATTGATAGCTTCATCAGGCGCGATTAAGCCATTAGTTAGGGCTCTTAAAACAGGGACATCGACGGCGAAAGAGAACGCTGCGTGTGCTTTGCTTCGTTTATCACAAATGGAAGAGAATAAAGTCGCAATCGGCCGGTCAGGAGCGATTCCTCTTCTGGTATGCCTGCTCGAAACCGGAGGATTTCGCGGGAAAAAAGATTCAGCAACTGCTTTATATTTGCTGTGCTCGGTTAAGGAGAATAAAATCAGGGCCGTCCAAGCTGGGATCATGAAGCCACTAGTGGAGCTAATGGCTGATTTCGGGTCAAACATGGTGGACAAGTCAGCGTTTGTTTTGAGCATGTTGGTTACGGTTCCTGAAGCGAAAACCGCAGTTGTTGAAGAAGCAGGGATTCCAGTTCTGGTAGAGATTGTTGAAGTTGGGTCCCAGAGGCAAAAGGAGATTGCGGTTTCGATACTGTTGCAGATTTGTGAAGATAACATGGTGTATTGCTCTATGGTTGCTCGAGAAGGAGCGATTCCTCCCTTGGTGGCTTTGTCACAATCCGGCACTAATCGCGCCAAGCAGAAGGTGAGCGTCATAGTTAAGTCCATGTCTGCCGGTGCAACTGACGTGGCAGGCtcattttgaaaatcaatgtcGTTTTGGTGGCTATCTTTTGAAGCCGAGAGATCATTATTTGGCCACGTCAGTCAATTATTTAACTTCACCTCtctttttggtaaaaaaaaaaaacaaattatattgtaaaaaaaaaaaaaagtagaagaaattggttttttattttctgaactGCTGCCCG is part of the Populus trichocarpa isolate Nisqually-1 chromosome 2, P.trichocarpa_v4.1, whole genome shotgun sequence genome and encodes:
- the LOC7472660 gene encoding U-box domain-containing protein 4 gives rise to the protein MDMEKKNSANFKYMGRSISDLSVNDDSLAFSDCNSDKSGEFPASASQSRRLLLSCAADNSDDLIRQLVSDLESCSIDEQKQAAMEIRLLAKNKPENRLKIAKAGAIKPLISLISSSDSQLQEYGVTAILNLSLCDENKGLIASSGAIKPLVRALKTGTSTAKENAACALLRLSQMEENKVAIGRSGAIPLLVCLLETGGFRGKKDSATALYLLCSVKENKIRAVQAGIMKPLVELMADFGSNMVDKSAFVLSMLVTVPEAKTAVVEEAGIPVLVEIVEVGSQRQKEIAVSILLQICEDNMVYCSMVAREGAIPPLVALSQSGTNRAKQKAEALIELLRQLRSGNAAAKTSDVSV